TGGGTTTCTCATTTACAAAGGATCGCTGGCCATGTGGGCGTTCCTCTgtcatttcaaaatgcattttaaatatcagaAGCTGCTAAGGACCGGCTGCACAGCACTGTGCTTAACCCTAATTAGGCCAACCAGAAATAAGTGATTAAAAGCACAAGCTCATGAATATTgtagttctttttttctgaagaatccCACGTAACTCCTACTTCCTACTCACCCAGGTACAAGGCAACCATCACAAAGAAAAGAGTTTGTGTGATTCTGGGACTCTGCTGGCTCGTGTctgtgctggtggggctggtcCCCATGCTGGGGTGGAACCAGCGCGCGGGTGACTCTGGCTACATCGAGTGCCACTATTTGGCTGTGATGAGAATGGATTACGTGGTGTACTTCAGCTTCTTCACCTGGATCCTCCTCCCCTCGCTTATCATGTGTACCCTCTATGCCAAGATTTTCTACATCATGTGGACAAAATTAAGCCGAAACTCAGCAAGTCTTCCAGATGGAGGAACAGTTTATGTGAAGGCGTACAAAACAGCCAAATACATGgccctccttctcttcctctttgcaGTGTCTTGGCTGCCTCTGGGCATCCTGAACTGCATTTCATACTTCTGCCTCTCCTGCACCATCCCACGGACCCTGATGTACCTGAGCATCCTGCTGTCGCACGCCAACTCAGCCATGAACCCCGTTGTCTACGCCTTCAAGATACAGAAGTTCAAAGAAACATGCACTTTCATTCTGAGGACTTACGTCCTGTTCCAGAAGTCAGAGTTGGTCGTTTCTAACGCAGAGCACACGACAGAGCAGCTGAGAGTGAGCGTGATCTGAGCAAGTGCTGCACCGGGGCCGTGTCCAGGCTGCGTACAACCGAAACAGCCAGGGAGCAGCAAGCAGGGGGGACGTGGCACAGGCACCTGGGCGTATTTCTCAGCTTGTGCCTTCTGGAGCTGTAACTGTGCTTGTATTTTGCTGTTAAGCTAACTGAGCTGTGAGCAGTGAGGTGATTAGTTCAGAATCctagttaattaaaaaaaaagcaaagcaaaacaaaacaaaaacaaaacaaaacacctctgCATTTCTGAGGCAAAAGGGTTTAGAAGTCTGGAAAAGAGTGGTAGCTAGACAGATGTGGATGAGGAGCTGGTTCTGTTCATGTTCATAGATGCTTTGCTCTGTTAATAAAAAGCACGGTGCAGAGCGAGTGGTTTCTGGGGGATCCTGCGAGCCCTGCCAGGCGGTGCCCAAGGCTCCCGGGCCGGAGCGCGATGCTCCTGCCTTCCCGGGGCTCCCAGCGCTCCgtggcagcagtgctggtgctggggggggctggctgcttgCTGGGCCTGCGGTCCCTCCATCCCCGCGGTGAGACGtgtcctggggcaggaggcatgTGCCTGGTGTGTTTTCACAGACTGGCATGGACCGGAGCTCAGAGGGGTCTCCCAGCGGGTGCTGTGAGAGGCTGCAGGCTCTTCCTCGCTGTCCCCGGGCACCCGTTTCCCAAGCCCCAGCCTCTTCTGCAGCCGGGAGGTGAGCTGGGGCGGGAGGCACTTCTGCGGACATTCAGGCTGACCCTGAGATACAGCACAAGGCTCTGACAGCCCCCAAACAGACATAAGCAGCTACAGCCGGGGAGAGCAGGAACTGCTGATCCTGAACTGCCACAAATACCCAAATCCACCCTTTTGTCTGCTGTAACCCTGTGTCAAGCTCCTGCAGCGCGCCGCGGTTGAATCCAGCAGGTTGACAGGAGAGCTGACATTAACCTTTTGCACTAATTTTGCCCCTGCTAACCgttctttctttaaaagtatttgCTTCGTCTTTTCAGATCTATTTATGGGAAGTGTTTCTTAAATTGGTGAAGCTACAAAGAAATGCTCTGGCATGATGCCACAGAACAAATGTCCCTATAAATGCTGGGGTAGTGTAGGTCGTAACAAGAGGCCAGATCCTGGCTGCCAGATTTCTGgttgcacagaaaacagaacaacaaaatgaggacccagctgcaggtgggggCTCAGCGGGGGTTGCACAGCCTGAAAATACCACGACCCAGCTCAACGGGGCAGCAGCCCCACTTGTGGAAAGCTGAGCAGGAAGGTAAATGAGCAGCCTTTGTATGAAGTTTTGCTTACAGCAGCCCATAAATGTTAATAGCATTAGATCTTCCTACACTTTTTTCTTAGAAGGCATTTGCTTTCCAAAGGGAACACCGTCCCTGCCTAAAACCATGTAACCCTGTTCGTCCCACCAGCACGCAGGCTGTTGCCCACCTTTCTGTCTGTCCTTTCAGCAGCTGAGGACTGGAGATGCGTTGCAGAAAACGCCCGTAAGCCGGTGCCCGTGCTGCCTGCGTGGCTGCATCTGGCTGCATGCCCAGCCCGTGCGACACACACAGCCCGCGTTTCCCAGGCCGTAGGTGGGGTGAGAAATGCTTCATCATTTCAGGACCCTCAGGCCAGGCTGCACAAGAGGCGTTACTGTGAGAGGAGTGAACTGTCGGGTTCCCTACAGGTACATAATTAACCTGGGCTTTCCTTGCCCTCAgaactttctccttttccctgcaACTTGTTTGTTCATACCAGGGGCCGTGAGGAGACAGGGCAGCATGCTGGGCACAGCAGCAAACTGAGACTTTGCAGAGCTGTGAAGCTATTTGAGGTGCACACCAGGGAGCTGTGGGATGCTTTGTGCAGTAGGGAGATCAGCAACACCGCTGCCTGTTCAGTGATCACGCTGAATAACTGTGTCGAATTCCGAGCCCAAAAGCAAAAGGCCAGGAGTGTTCTGTGCCGTGCAGTCCCACggcaggaggcagagcacaGACCTGCTCCTTCCCCCACAGCACATCCCCCAGGGAGGCACAGCCAGGGGACCTTCGGTCAGCAAAGCGAGGCGAGAGCACACGTGGTGAGCACCAGCCCCTGTGCTTCTAAGGGAACATAAATCCAAAGGGAAAAATCCCTTTGGGATTTCCCATCCCCACTGATTCGGCCAAGGGCGATGCCGTCAAATGCAGCTGAACTGCACCTGCCCTGGCCGGGGCCGGACCGGGGCGTTTCCGCCCCGCACACCCCCCTGTTCCCACCGCGTCTCTGCCAGGGAGGCACAAGGCGtgcttattttcttcagatgcTTCCTCCACCAGGCAGCATCTGTTTCCTGTCCTAAACACAAAGCAACCAGGTTGCCAGGCTGTTGCAactcctctgtctctaaggGAGGACGAGCCCGTGCTGTGGCCCCGCGCGAGCACCGAgcgccctgcccagccccgggtgctgcggccccgctgcctcccgccGCGGGCGCTCGGCTCCTCTCCCActgcccccctccagcccccgcaCCAGGAAACACAGGGCTGGAGGTTTGTACGGCTTGCAAAGCGATTAAACACTCCCCAAACAGAGGAGCCAAATGGGGCCGGATCCGGCGTGGGGTCGGGGACTGTTGTGGCGTGGAAGCCACCTCTTCATCCCTGTCTCGCCATTCCCTTGCACGCGTCCAACCCCGGCCACCGACCCACGGGCTCCCTCAGTCACTTCTGCACCGAACTGTGCTCCTGTGAGCacgagctgtgctgcagccgaGGGGCTGGGCCGTGCGAAGGACGGCAGCTCACTGCTGCTGGCTTAGAGAAGCACATGGCTGAGCTCCGGCAGCAAAGCTCTGTGCAGCAGGGCTAACAGTCCTCTGCTGATGTCTAGACTGTgtgtacatataaatatatactgcCGTAGTGTATAATCCTTCTGCTGATGTGCTTGGAGTATTTGGACCCCTTTGCTGCCAAACACAGCATATTGTGTTTCATAAAAATAGTTGTGATTTGAAGCAGGCCTTTTTGCATGCGATGATGAAGCtggtggcaggaggagctgtgcgTAAGAAATGTTGGGCTTGGCTGCGCAGAGGTGCAGGATTCATTCATTCCCCCCCCTCCTTGTTTCCCCAGCACCTTGTAGGCTCAATCCAGCTGGCCTCGTGGTGCAGGGCACGGGTGCAGGACGCAGGGCGCAGGCTGAGCTCCATGGAGCTGGGGCCATCCCCGGGGCAAGAAACTCAGCCGGGGATTTGCTGCCGTTCAAAATCACCCGCCTGTAAGCGGGCTGCAGCTGGAATAAGTTTGTGAGCCAGCAATTTAAGGCTTTGTTCGAGATTAGGATTCAAAGGTGTATTTTTAGATCCTGCTATTTAGCTGGCTCCCTGGTGCCTGCAGAGCTCTAAGCGGTGCACAGCGCACACGCTGGTGCCAGGGTGGGCACCGGGGCACGATCCAGTGCGGCACAGTTCAGGGGTGCCGTAGTTCGGTGGGGTTAAACAGCGCTTCGGATCCCAGTCCCTGAGTGCTCGATGGATTTGCCATTTAAAGGCTGCAGTCAGCTTGCTGTTTCTTGGATGGCTCCAGCAAAAGGCTTCCAGCTATTCCCCAAGGATCCTCCTACATCCTGGTGAGATAAGGATCAGGAAGGGAATGGTCTATCTGCAATCTCAGCAGGGCTCTGAGCACAGATTCTCTTTTCGCATTGCGGGTGGAGGAGAGAAGagattttatagaaaaaaaatatatttctaagtGATacacgtgaaaaaaaaaaatcccataacAATGATCTTATCGTGTGACTCAACAATAGCAACAGTCCGTCTTTGTTCTGGCAGGGATGTAAAACACTTGCAGGGACAGAAAGCGGCCTCCTggcaggcagcgctgcccaGGGACCCCGTGCTGGGCTCGCTCCAGCCGTGCCCAGCGCCTGCGCTCACGTGCGGAGCCTGCGCCCTGTGCGTGCCTGGGCCTCGGGACGTGAGGGACCACCCAGCGCTACCTGCCCACCTCTCCTGCCCACCTGCCTTGCAGGAGGGGCTCAGCTGTCCCTCTCCGTCCCTCTGCCAGGGGACACGTGCCCCCTGGTCCCCAAAGCCACGTCCAGCACCGGACACCCAGAGAGTTGTACCTGCTCCTCATCAGCCggggctgccagctgcagaCCTCAGCTCTGAAGATGGGAAGGGTGCAGAGTTCCTGGCATTTCCAGCACCCCGGCTGTCAGCGTGCTGTCCCCATCACGTGTGACACATGGGCTGAGCATGCAGGAGGGACCCCTGATGccagcccggccccgagccctgTGCCAGGGCCCAGCAGGGGTTTGGCTACGGCACGGCGCGCTCTCGCCCACGGCCACGCTCTGCGCGCACGCGGTGGGGACGTGGCTGCGTCCCTGCACACAGCACCCACCCTGGGCCagaaggggtggggggatttTTTGCTGGGGCTCTGAAATGTAACGTttacctggaaaagaaaaaaaaaaaaaaaaaaaaggaaaaaaagaaaaaagaaaagatgataaATTGAGACCCAGCGACTGGAGACGGATGCCCCTCCTGGCTGTTCCTTGCCTTTAAAGGaagtgaaagcaaagcagagagaggATGTGAATGTGAAGCAGGGTCACATCTGGTTTAACAGAGAGTGATTGTGGCTGGGTGAATAATGAGCTGAAATGAGATTCCAGAGCCTGGCATTAGTGCCTGAGGACAAGTCATGTCActgctccgtgcctcagtttccctgtccTTGTGAAGAGGATGGGGAACCTGACCTTCCCGGCGCTCTGTGAGCTGCAAAGAGCTGGACAGGAGCAGCGACGTCTTGCTCCCCAGACACTGCTGAAAATTCCCACTGGGGCGTCGTTCCACCTGCCCCGTGGGTACAGAGCAGTTATGTTGGAGAAACACAGTCAATATTTCTCACAGATGGGAAAAGCTGAGGGAAGTGCTTCCCCCAGTCTGCACACAGCTTTactgaaagacaaaattcaTTACTCCTAGAATCCAGATTTTGTTCCAAAAATGGTTTCAACCACTATCAAAAGCAAATTGTCAGTAGAGAATCAGATCTGGAAAACTCCTCGCTGCAGACTGCTTTTTATGGAAAATACATGgggtttttttctctctctctctcttttttttttttttttcataaatgcaCACTCTGTAGGAAATAGGTGCCAAAGAACAGCCAGAAAAAAGTGcaagaatatataaatatgtatgctCCTAACTGCTCCCCAGTGCATGCAAGAGCAGTGCATAGCCTCAGTCTTGCAGAGCCTGAACATTATAAATAAAGATATGAAAAGCTGAACACCGGAGTGGCCATGCCAATGCTGTGCCTCTTCTGGTGCTTGCAGGTCCGTGAGCCTGCTGGTGCCACGAGGAGCCCAGCGGCGCGGGGGCCGCCTGCATCACCGGCGTTCTCCCGGTGTGCTCGCCCCTGGCAGACCAAAGGCTGGGCAACGTGAAGGGACAGCCCAGCAACCTCCTTTCCCCGCCGATATTGCCGTCGTGACCGCTGCGGGCCCCCGTACCCCACCAAGGGCTGTCTCTGGCCAGTCTCCCATGAATCAGAATTTGTCCATATTATCTGAGGATGTCTGGCGTGGTGACAGcctatttattttgcagaacaaCACAACTGAGACGGCTTCTTCTGCTATTTCAAGCTGTTTTGCAATACTCAGGAAATAcaactttttgaaatatttcgTTCCCAGAGGTGATTTCTCCGACTTGTTGCACAGCGATGCACAGACTTCACCCATCGAGCAATCACAGTTTTGAGTAGTCGTCTCCTATACACCATTAGAGGAAATTACTCTCAATTTCTTTGTAAAAGCCTTTCTGCATAGCTGTTATCGTGCACCTGACAGGTGGCAGCAAACACTCGATCCTGCCAGGGCTCAGCAGCTGCCAGTCACCGCGCCGTGCCGAGCGCGTCCTCACCAGACAGAACTTTCCATTCACTCTCTTCATTAGAGATTGTTTTAAAATCCCATTAAAATAACGTAAAATAAATCACGGAGAGATGAAAGGGAGGTTCAAGCTGGCAAAAGATTCTTTAAAGAGGCACTATTTATACAAATTGTCTAGTTGATGTGATAGGAACTGTTTTGACGTTTTATAAACCATTCTGCTGATAATTTTACATCTAAGCCTGGCAAGACTGCGGGAGGCAGAATGAGGGGGAAACACCAGGGCCAGGAGCCAAGGGCCTGAGCTCTCTCCCCAGCTCTTACTTCTGACCCCCAGGGAATTATTTCGCTGCAGCGGGCTGCAACAGCCCCGTCCTGAccccctcctggctgcctgagAGCATGCGGGGAAACGAAATTCAGCAGCTTCTCCTTACAGCTCAGCTCCAGCAAGGGCTGAACGGACCCTGCCTGAAATGTGCGGCTCGAACACCAACCACAGTCAATAAATGTGCTGGTTATGGGGTCACCAAATGGTTCTTAGTTTTGACTGCATCTCAGCATGAGTATTAAGGTGCACATTGAGACTGCAACCACACTAAAAAGCCCTCCAGAAACAAGCCATATGCATGGATTAAGCAGGGATTTACTGgcatttgcttgcttttgaacAGTACATGATTGCCTTTCGTCTCCCAGAGCAAAAATCCAAAACTTAGACAAATTATTGAAGATATAGGACTCTTTCAACAAAAAAACCGAAGGCACGGCCATTTGTTGTCATTTAAAACCCCATTAACACTTTCTGAAGAGCAGCGCTGGCTCCATTGCCCTGGCTACAGTTCAAGCCAGACAATTATTTTCAGCCTCTCCACGCTCTGCGCGTACTCGACCGGATTTCACCTTCCCACCCGGCCCCCGCCCGCAGCTGCCTCCCTCCCGGGTGCTGGCTTTGgtccggccccgctgccccgcagGGCGCCTGTGGCAgcgctcctcctgcagctgctgggtgccCTGGGTGCGTGCGGGGCCCTGATGCTGAGCAAAGCCGTGGCGGAGGGACGCAGCCTGTGCCCGCTGCCGGGTGCCAGTGGGTCCGGCAGGTGACAGcgccgtgtccccagccctcctctgccctgcctcGGGCAC
The sequence above is a segment of the Anser cygnoides isolate HZ-2024a breed goose chromosome 25, Taihu_goose_T2T_genome, whole genome shotgun sequence genome. Coding sequences within it:
- the LOC106041295 gene encoding adenosine receptor A3-like, whose product is MSLDSLDVVYIMVEAVIGICAVVGNALVFWAVKLNPALQKTTFFYIISLALTDIAVGILVIPLAITVSLGVVIHFYSCLFMCCLLMIFPHASILSLLAITIDRYLRVKLPTRYKATITKKRVCVILGLCWLVSVLVGLVPMLGWNQRAGDSGYIECHYLAVMRMDYVVYFSFFTWILLPSLIMCTLYAKIFYIMWTKLSRNSASLPDGGTVYVKAYKTAKYMALLLFLFAVSWLPLGILNCISYFCLSCTIPRTLMYLSILLSHANSAMNPVVYAFKIQKFKETCTFILRTYVLFQKSELVVSNAEHTTEQLRVSVI